From the genome of Bradyrhizobium elkanii USDA 76, one region includes:
- a CDS encoding ATP-binding cassette domain-containing protein yields the protein MPATPLIAYAHVGKSFDSGRVVAVDDVSLDVAEGEFLAIVGGSGSGKTTLLRLANRLIEADHGRIAVEGEDVNRVDPILLRRRIGYVFQSGGLFPHLSVAGNIGITPHLLGWTQAEISARVDELLDLVRLDPSQYRERMPHELSGGQRQRVGVARALAAKPRIVLMDEPFGALDPLTRDALGDDYRTLHRELGLTTVMITHDMTEALLLADRVAVMRGGRLLAQGTPAELSASTDAYVGELMRTPRRQAERLGALLPRGDTA from the coding sequence ATGCCAGCAACGCCGCTGATTGCCTACGCGCATGTCGGCAAGAGTTTTGACAGTGGTCGCGTGGTGGCGGTCGACGACGTCTCGCTTGACGTGGCCGAGGGTGAATTCCTGGCGATCGTGGGCGGCTCGGGCTCCGGCAAGACGACGCTGCTGAGGCTCGCCAATCGCCTGATCGAAGCCGACCACGGCCGGATCGCCGTCGAAGGTGAAGATGTCAACCGCGTCGACCCCATCCTGCTGCGGCGCCGCATCGGTTATGTCTTCCAGAGCGGTGGGCTGTTTCCACATCTGTCCGTCGCCGGCAACATCGGCATCACGCCACATCTGCTCGGCTGGACGCAGGCGGAGATCTCGGCGCGGGTCGACGAACTGCTCGACCTTGTGCGGCTCGACCCCTCACAATATCGCGAGCGTATGCCGCACGAACTCTCCGGCGGCCAGCGTCAACGCGTCGGCGTCGCGCGTGCGCTGGCTGCGAAGCCGCGCATCGTGCTGATGGACGAGCCGTTCGGCGCGCTCGATCCGCTCACCCGCGACGCGCTCGGCGACGATTATCGAACGCTGCACCGCGAGCTCGGCCTGACCACGGTCATGATCACCCACGACATGACCGAGGCGTTGCTGCTGGCCGATCGTGTCGCGGTGATGCGTGGCGGCAGGCTGCTGGCCCAGGGCACCCCGGCGGAACTCTCGGCCAGCACCGACGCCTATGTCGGTGAACTGATGCGCACGCCGCGGCGGCAGGCGGAACGCCTGGGCGCTTTGCTGCCGCGGGGCGACACGGCATGA